The following are encoded together in the Thermomonas brevis genome:
- a CDS encoding HNH endonuclease yields the protein METDRATFRPAHTGDRPAALHADTLVSPGPAGFAPNLRLLGLDAHGRALDWLSWQDATCLYARDAVAWTLGEPCLTVRGGTNRFSGERSIVRLHPIIAARGHARPGAIDPTPALTNQALFARDQHLCLYCGRQYHRGTLTRDHVQPVSKGGRDLWENVVTACFHCNSRKGNRTPQQADMPLLAVPYRPSWVEHLILSNRNILADQMAFLRAQLPAKNPRSLAT from the coding sequence ATGGAGACCGACAGAGCGACCTTTCGCCCGGCCCATACCGGCGACCGCCCCGCTGCCCTGCACGCGGACACCCTCGTTTCCCCCGGCCCCGCCGGCTTCGCCCCCAACCTGCGCCTGCTCGGGCTGGACGCGCACGGCCGCGCGCTGGACTGGCTGAGCTGGCAGGACGCCACCTGCCTGTACGCGCGCGACGCGGTGGCGTGGACGCTGGGCGAGCCCTGCCTCACCGTGCGCGGCGGCACCAACCGCTTCAGCGGCGAACGCAGCATCGTCCGCCTGCATCCGATCATCGCCGCCCGCGGCCATGCCCGGCCCGGCGCCATCGACCCGACGCCCGCGCTCACCAACCAGGCGCTGTTCGCCCGCGACCAGCACCTGTGCCTGTACTGCGGCCGCCAGTACCACCGCGGCACGCTGACCCGCGACCACGTGCAGCCGGTGTCGAAGGGCGGCCGCGACCTCTGGGAAAACGTCGTCACCGCCTGCTTCCACTGCAACTCGCGCAAGGGCAACCGCACCCCGCAGCAGGCCGACATGCCGCTGCTGGCGGTGCCCTACCGGCCGAGCTGGGTGGAGCACCTGATCCTGTCGAACCGCAACATCCTGGCCGACCAGATGGCGTTCCTGAGAGCGCAGCTGCCGGCGAAGAATCCGCGCTCGCTCGCCACGTGA